Genomic segment of Arthrobacter antioxidans:
GCAACCGCATCCTCACGCCGTCGATCATGGGACTGGACGCGCTCTACATCCTGATCCAGACGGTGCTGGCGTTCGTGCTCGGCGCCGGGACGCTCCTCACCCTGGGTGCCCCCGTCCGCTTCGCCCTCGAGGTGTCCCTCATGGTCGGCTTCTCCTGGCTGCTGTACCGATGGCTGTTCCTGGGCAGCGGGCGCAGCCTCCACCTGCTGCTGCTCGTCGGCATCGTGTTCGGCGTGTTCTTCCGGGGTGCCTCCTCGCTCCTGCAGCGGCTGATGGATCCGAGCGAGTACATCATCCTGCAGGACCTGTTCTTCGCGAGCTTCAACCGGGTCGACCCGCTGCTCCTGCTGATCTCCGCGGTCGCCGTCGTCGGGCTGTGCGTCCCCGCCTGGCGGCTCCGCCACCGGCTGGACGTCCTCGCCCTCGGCCGCGACGCCGCGGTGGGCCTGGGCGTCGACTACCGGCGCACGGTGACGCTCGTCCTCGTGATCTGCTCGGTGCTCGTCGCCGTCTCCACCGCCCTCGTGGGCCCGGCGACGTTCTTCGGCCTGCTCGTCTCCGCCCTCGCGTACCAGCTCTGCAGCCAGTTCCGGCACGCCGTGGTGCTCCCCGTCGCCGTCCTCCTCGGCGTGATCGCGCTCGTCGGCGGGCAGCTCGTCCTCGAGCAGGTCTTCGCGTTCGACACCGCGCTCAGCATCGTCATCGAGTTCACCGGCGGCATCGTCTTCCTCGTCCTCCTCCTGAAAGGCCGTATCCGATGAAAGGCCGTGCCCGATGATCACGATCGACCATGCCACCAAGCGCTACGGCGCCGCCACGGTGGTCGACGACGTCAGCTGCACCATCCCCCGGGGCGGCGTCACCTCGATCATCGG
This window contains:
- a CDS encoding iron chelate uptake ABC transporter family permease subunit, giving the protein MRARTSALPTAVVQSARRPVRSIPPAAWLVVLGVTAAALVAAFLLVGLEGNLAYVLPRRLNRVGAMVLVAVAVGVSTVLFQTVTGNRILTPSIMGLDALYILIQTVLAFVLGAGTLLTLGAPVRFALEVSLMVGFSWLLYRWLFLGSGRSLHLLLLVGIVFGVFFRGASSLLQRLMDPSEYIILQDLFFASFNRVDPLLLLISAVAVVGLCVPAWRLRHRLDVLALGRDAAVGLGVDYRRTVTLVLVICSVLVAVSTALVGPATFFGLLVSALAYQLCSQFRHAVVLPVAVLLGVIALVGGQLVLEQVFAFDTALSIVIEFTGGIVFLVLLLKGRIR